ACCAAAGCAGCTGGGTGAGATCTTATTTGTAAAACTAGGTCTTCCTGTCGTCAAGAAGACGAAGACCGGATATTCAACAGACGCAGAGGTGCTGGAAAAGTTAGCACCGTATCACGATGTGGTACGTTTAATTCTACAATATCGCACGATTGCCAAGTTACAATCCACCTATGTAGAGGGGCTGCTCAAGGAAATTTCCCCGAAAACAGGGAAGGTGCATACCTTCTATCGGCAGACGATTGCCGCTACAGGACGGCTTAGCAGCCAATTTCCGAACCTACAGAACATTCCAATCCGCTTAGAAGAAGGACGTAAAATCCGTAAAGTGTTTGTTCCATCGGAACCGGGCTGGTCCATTCTGGCGGCGGACTATTCGCAGATCGAACTACGGGTGCTGGCGCACATCTCCGGTGATGAGCGGATGAAGGAAGCTTTTCTCCATGATATGGATATTCACACGAAGACAGCGATGGATGTATTTGGAGTTACCGCCGATCAGGTTGATAGCAATATGCGTCGTGCTGCTAAAGCCGTTAACTTTGGTATCGTGTACGGAATCAGTGATTATGGACTGTCGCAGAACTTGAATATTCCTCGTAAAGAAGCCGCTCAATTTATTGAGCAGTATTTCGAGGTGTACCAAGGCGTACGTCGATATATGGACGATATCGTAGTGGAAGCGCGGAAAAATGGTTATGTAACCACACTACTGGAACGCCGTCGTTACTTGCCTGAGATTAATGCGAAGAACTTTAATCTACGTTCTTTTGCGGAACGTACAGCAATGAATACACCTATACAAGGAACTGCCGCTGATATTATTAAGCTGGCGATGGTGCATATGGACAAGGCGCTTTTCGAGCGTGGGCTAAAGAGCCGTATGCTGCTTCAGGTTCACGATGAGCTTGTATTTGAGGTGCCAGAGGATGAAATGGAGCTCATGAAGACGCTTTTGCCGGAAATAATGGGTGGAGCATTGCAGTTATCTGTGCCGCTTAAAGCAGAGGTAAGTTTTGGTAGCAACTGGTATGAAGCGAAATAGGCTCCCTTTAAGGTGTGCATATCAGCTATAATGTAGTTGAGGTGAAGACATCATGCCGGAATTACCGGAAGTAGAGACAGTCAAGAGAACACTGAATGATTTAGTTAATGGAAAGCAGATAGAGAGTGTAACCGTCCGGTTGGCTCGGATTATTCAGCGGCCGGATGATATTCAGGCTTTTGCCAACCTGCTCGCAGGTCATAGCATTGTTAATGTTGAACGAAAAGGGAAATTTTTGCGCATCGTGTTAGACGGTCTGGTACTGGTGTCTCATTTGCGGATGGAGGGCCGTTACGGACTTTTTTCGAAAGATGATTCACTGGACAAGCATACACATGTGATATTCCATTTTACCGATGGCACTGAGCTGCGCTACACGGATGTTCGTCAGTTTGGTACCATGCATCTTTTTCAGATTGGTGAAGACCTCCAGCTGCCTCCTCTTAATAAACTAGGACAGGAGCCGCTGGAGCCATCCTTTACGCCGGAGAAGTTTAAACAGATTGTATCAGGCAAAAGCACAAAAATTAAATCACTGCTGCTGAATCAGGAATATATCGTCGGCATAGGTAATATTTATGTAGATGAGTCGTTACACCGTGCAGGGATTCATCCTGAAGTCAGCGCAAAAGATCTCTCGGATGATCAACTCGATCAGCTGCATGACGCTATTGTTAGTACGCTGACGGAAGCGGTAAACGCTGGTGGTTCATCTGTGAAATCATATGTGAATGGTCAAGGTGAGAGCGGCACTTATCAACAACAGCTGTTGATTTACGGTCGTAAAGATCAGCCATGTAATCACTGTGGAACGATGATTGAGAAAACCGTTGTAGGTGGCCGAGGCACGCATTATTGTCCAAGTTGTCAGCGTAAGGCAGTAAACTGAAGATGTAATTAGGTTATTAGGTTGGAACCCACTACTTGTCCCGCCCATATACTGTGTGAAGAATGCTCAATAGAGAACGGAAGCTGAATGAAGTGTATTCTTCAGTGTTCCGGTTCTTCACAGGAGGGATTGCGGGTGCTCAGCCCATTTTTTTCACTGCTATTACTAGCTTTTGCTTTGAGTTTGGATGGTTTTGGTGTTGGTATTACATATGGACTGCGTAAAATGAAAATACCATTGCTCTCCATTCTGATTATCTCGCTTTGTTCTGGGGTAGTTATCTGTGTATCTATGCAAGTGGGTGTTCTGCTTGCCAAGGTAGTGTCTCCACATGCAGCTTCTGAGGTTGGCGCTGTTATACTCGTGCTAATGGGGTGCTGGTCGCTCGCCCAGATGCTAATGCAGAAAGAGAAGGAACAGAGTGGCGAACGTAAAGTAGATAATGAAGAAAATGCGCTATCCACAGAGGTTTGGGCTGAGGTAGCTGTTGATACTGAAGGTGTTGTAGCACAGGCTGCCATGGCTCCAAAGCAGGCAAAGTCGGCTGTCTTTTCCCTTGAGCTACGACGGTTGGGGATTGTTGTACAGATCTTGCGTACTCCCTCGTCTGCAGATATGGATGATTCTGGAAGCATTTCTTCCGTGGAAGCGATGCTGCTCGGGATTGCGCTCTCGCTAGATGCCTTTGGAGCCGGACTCGGCGCAGCACTACTCGGGTTCAATCCGTTATGGACATCACTTACAATTGCCCTGTTTAGTGGTACATTTCTATTGCTGGGCATGAAGACTGGATTAAGATTCGCCGGGAACTACTGGATGAAGCATGCTTCTGCACTACCCGCGTTATTATTAATTACAATGGGAATACTGAAGTTATTATGAGGTGAGTACATGATTATTGGCTTAACCGGAGGCATTGCATCCGGAAAAAGCACGGTGTCCGCACTGCTTGTGAGCAAGGGAGCGAGGCTGGTTGACGCGGATGTGATCGCCAGAGAAGTTATGCTCCCCGGTCATGAGGTGCTGGCTGCGGCTGTGAAACAATTCGGAAGCGAGATCCTCTCTCCGGATGGTACACTGAACAGGGGCAAGCTGGGGGACATTGTATTTCAAGACCCGGCGGCCCTGCAAGCCCTGAACAATCTGACGCATCCTGCAATCCGGCGGGAGATTAAAGAACGTATGAACAGCATGGAGGAAGAAGATCCGAAGAAGTTAATCATTGTGGATATCCCTCTTCTTTTTGAATCAGGACTCGAGAACTTGTTCAATGAAATACTGGTGGTTTACGTTCCTCGTGAGGTGCAAATCGCTCGATTAATGGAACGTAACGGACTTTCTTTTGAACAAGCGGAAGCACGCTTAAATGCACAGATGGATATTGAAGCGAAGCGTAACAAAGCGGACTATATCATTGACAACAGTGGCGATCTTGCGCACACTGAACAACAGGTTGCTGTTTTTTGGGACAGGCTGGGCTTATTATGAAATGGTTGCGTAAAAAGAGAGTCCTTCTTCTGTTATTCGTTGGTTTTACTGCAATATTGTTTCTGAGTACGAACTGGATGTCTTGGTTTTATCCGATCCATTATAAAGATGAGATCCGTAAGCACAGCATTACGTACGATATAGACCCGTTTCTTGTGACTGCGATTATCCGAGTGGAAACGAACTTCAAAACTGGACGAGAATCCAAAAAAGGTGCTATAGGTTTAATGCAGCTTATGCCGGATACCGCGAAATGGGCCCTTGAAAAGGCCAAGCTTCCAGATGTATCTATGGAGGAGTTAAAGAATGAACCATCGGCAAATATTGAACTAGGTACTTGGTATCTTTCAACATTATCCCGTCAGTTCGAAGGTAAACGTACAGCGATTATCGCTGCATATAATGCTGGACCGGGTAAAGTTCAAAAATGGCTGGATGAGGGAATCTGGGATGGAACGGATGCTACGATTAAGGATATTCCGTTTGGTGAAACTCGCCATTATGTACAGCGTGTCAATTATTACTATGATCAGTACACGGATATTTACAGCGAATTCTAAAACCGTGTTATGTATAAAAAGAAGCATTAAACGACCTGTCGGTCGTTTAATACTTCTTCAGTAAGCTTATGTGGACAGGTTATTTGAATTGACCTGCCAATTGTTGTTCTGCCAGGGTTACAAGACGTTTAGTGATGTAACCACCGATCGAACCATTTTCATAAGAAGTTTTATTGCCTTGGTAACCATCTGGGGAAAGCGTGATTCCTAGTTCTTGGGCAACTTCATATTTAAGTTGTTCCAAGGCACCGCGGGAATTTGGAGCTACAAGGTTATTGGAGCTGCTGCTTTGGCTCATTGCTGTTCACCTCCTCTGTTGGTAACTGTATTATGTGCCGGACTTGCCATAATCATTACAACAAATAAACGGTGATTTCTGGAAAAAATGAAATAGCTCTTCAAAAGCCGGATGTTTAACGGACCGGGACAAATACCATTATGTAATAGGAAGTGATGAAGCTTATGAAATGCCCTTACTGCGATCACACAAATACTAAAGTACTGGACTCTCGACCAGCGAATGAGAATAAGTCAATCCGCCGCAGGCGTGAATGCGAGCGTTGCAGCAAACGGTTTACAACCTTTGAAATGATTGAGGAAACACCGTTAATCGTGATCAAAAAAGACGGTAGCCGCGAGGAATTCAGCCGTGATAAAATTCTGCGTGGTCTAATCCGTGCTTGCGAAAAACGACCGGTCTCTGTAGAACGGTTAGAAAAGATCGTCTCTGAGGTGGAGAAGTCCCTACGCGGCATCGCCGTAGCTGAAGTAGAGAGCCAACAGATCGGCGAACTGGTTATGGAGCAGCTCTATCCAGTAGATGAAGTCGCTTACGTTCGCTTTGCGTCCGTATACCGCCAGTTCAAGGACATTAACATGTTCATGAAGGAACTGAAAGGTCTGCTGTCTAAGAGCACAACAGATCTGGAGGGAATATAGGGTTTGTGGCAATTTTAATGACTAAAAAAGTGTTGACAGCGAAGGCGATTTTTTATATTATATAGGAGTCGCCTACGGCGCTTAAGTTTGTCAAAATGACTTAAATACACCGAACTGAATTTTATATGTGATTACATACTTCTGAGAATATTAGTTTGGGGCCATAGCTCAGCTGGGAGAGCGCATCGCTGGCAGCGATGAGGTCAGGGGTTCGATCCCCCTTGGCTCCACCAAACATCATATGGACTCTTAGCTCAGTTGGTAGAGCAGTAGACTCTTAATCTATTTGTCCAGGGTTCGAGCCCCTGAGAGTCCATCCTAAAGAAACGGCAGAAATGCCGTTTTTTTGTTGTGTAAGTATCTGGCGATCTCTTCTTTATATTAAATAATTGGACATGAAGAAAGCTGTCGAGATTTTCTCGACAGCTTGAGTAGGTTGTTCCTCGGCTTAGTTTACCAATCCACTAGCGGATTGTTTTTCTTTCCATACCATCGTAATTATAAGACCAATAAACATAATGACAGCCGCAAAGAGATACGGATAGTTGATATTGACATCAAATAATACTCCGCCTAATGCAGGTCCGATGATATTACCGAGGCTAGTATAGGTTGAGTTCATTCCAGCGACAAAGCCTTGCTCTTTTTCAGCAGTTTTTGATAAATAGGTCGTTAATGCTGGACGGAGTAGGTCAAATGCGAGAAAGATTAAGCAGGTTACTAGCAGAACGGTTAAGTAGTTAGAGATTACGGTGGATGCAGCCGCTAAGGCTACGCCAGCAATTAAGCACAGTTGGATGAGCTTCTTTTCACCGAGTTTATCTACCATTTTACCAAACAAAAAGACCTGTACAACCACCCCAAAGATTGAGCTTATTGTAATGATGGTTGCAATATCTCGTGGAGTGAAGCCGAATTTATGATCAGAAAACAGACTGAATACAGTTTCATATGCTGATAAACCAAAGGCCAGAACAAAGACTATTATAAAGGCAATAATATATGCTGGGTGAAGCGATCGTTTCAGATCACTGATAAAGTTGGTATCTTTTTTAAGCTTACTGATTTCCAAAAGCTGCTGTTTGGATAATGGCTCTTTTAAAATAAATATCGACGAAATACAAGTTATTAAGGCAAAGCCAGCAGCAAAGTAGAATGGAGCACGTATACCTAGTTCAGTAATAAAACCTCCGATCCCTGGGCCAATAATAAAACCGATACTAATGGCGGCAGAAACATAACCCATTGCCTTAGGTCTTTCCTCTACTGAGGTAATATCTGCAACATAGGCAGTGACACCAGGCATAATAAATGCACCACTAATACCTCCAAGAATTCTGGCTATATAAAGAACGGATACATGCGTGCCTAAACCAAAGATCAATTCCGATGCACTGAAGAGTACTAAGCCGATTACGATCATTTTTTTTCTGCCATAAATGTCAATCCATCGCCCTGCCAGAGGAGACATGAGTAGTTGTGCGAACGCAAATGCCGCTACAAGATACCCCATCGTTCGGCCTGACAAGTGCATAATATTCATAAAGGATGGCATAACAGGGACGATAAGTCCAACGCCTAGAAAAACAATGAATATATTACTTAGTAGAATGAGTAAGACTGTTTTTTGTTCTTTCAATGGTTTCTTCATGAATGAATACCTCTCTTTTTAGAATCATAGCTGTGAAATACCTCTCCAAAATACGGTCCATGAGGCGTTCAGTTTTTCATTTAAGCGTGTTTCATTATTTCCATACACAAGCTCTAGCATGATCGAATCTACCACACCTAAGAAAGCAAGTGTAGGGATCGAGGCTGCATCTTCCCTAATGACTTTGGTATCGATCCAAGCTTGGAATTTGCTTTCAAGTACGGGTTGAATCTTTTTTTCCGTATCGATCACTTCTTCGTCAATCGCTTTAGCAAGATGGGGCGGTGGGAAAAAAGTCATACGCAGCCAAAACTTTAACTGCTCGTTCTTTTGAAACAAATCCATTACCAATTGCAGATATCCTAATAAATCTGTTTTAGGATTTTGTGTACCCACTTTACTCAAATATTGTAGTTTCGATGTGATTTCTGTCTCTTTAGCATCTTGTAAAACTTGTAGGAAAAGATCATCTTTCCCTTTGAAATGAGCATAAAGAGACTGTTTTTTCATACCGACCTGCTCGGCAATTTGAGACAG
The window above is part of the Paenibacillus sp. FSL K6-0276 genome. Proteins encoded here:
- the mutM gene encoding DNA-formamidopyrimidine glycosylase; the encoded protein is MPELPEVETVKRTLNDLVNGKQIESVTVRLARIIQRPDDIQAFANLLAGHSIVNVERKGKFLRIVLDGLVLVSHLRMEGRYGLFSKDDSLDKHTHVIFHFTDGTELRYTDVRQFGTMHLFQIGEDLQLPPLNKLGQEPLEPSFTPEKFKQIVSGKSTKIKSLLLNQEYIVGIGNIYVDESLHRAGIHPEVSAKDLSDDQLDQLHDAIVSTLTEAVNAGGSSVKSYVNGQGESGTYQQQLLIYGRKDQPCNHCGTMIEKTVVGGRGTHYCPSCQRKAVN
- a CDS encoding MntP/YtaF family protein, whose translation is MLSPFFSLLLLAFALSLDGFGVGITYGLRKMKIPLLSILIISLCSGVVICVSMQVGVLLAKVVSPHAASEVGAVILVLMGCWSLAQMLMQKEKEQSGERKVDNEENALSTEVWAEVAVDTEGVVAQAAMAPKQAKSAVFSLELRRLGIVVQILRTPSSADMDDSGSISSVEAMLLGIALSLDAFGAGLGAALLGFNPLWTSLTIALFSGTFLLLGMKTGLRFAGNYWMKHASALPALLLITMGILKLL
- the coaE gene encoding dephospho-CoA kinase (Dephospho-CoA kinase (CoaE) performs the final step in coenzyme A biosynthesis.) codes for the protein MIIGLTGGIASGKSTVSALLVSKGARLVDADVIAREVMLPGHEVLAAAVKQFGSEILSPDGTLNRGKLGDIVFQDPAALQALNNLTHPAIRREIKERMNSMEEEDPKKLIIVDIPLLFESGLENLFNEILVVYVPREVQIARLMERNGLSFEQAEARLNAQMDIEAKRNKADYIIDNSGDLAHTEQQVAVFWDRLGLL
- a CDS encoding lytic transglycosylase domain-containing protein — protein: MKWLRKKRVLLLLFVGFTAILFLSTNWMSWFYPIHYKDEIRKHSITYDIDPFLVTAIIRVETNFKTGRESKKGAIGLMQLMPDTAKWALEKAKLPDVSMEELKNEPSANIELGTWYLSTLSRQFEGKRTAIIAAYNAGPGKVQKWLDEGIWDGTDATIKDIPFGETRHYVQRVNYYYDQYTDIYSEF
- a CDS encoding alpha/beta-type small acid-soluble spore protein — encoded protein: MSQSSSSNNLVAPNSRGALEQLKYEVAQELGITLSPDGYQGNKTSYENGSIGGYITKRLVTLAEQQLAGQFK
- the nrdR gene encoding transcriptional regulator NrdR codes for the protein MKCPYCDHTNTKVLDSRPANENKSIRRRRECERCSKRFTTFEMIEETPLIVIKKDGSREEFSRDKILRGLIRACEKRPVSVERLEKIVSEVEKSLRGIAVAEVESQQIGELVMEQLYPVDEVAYVRFASVYRQFKDINMFMKELKGLLSKSTTDLEGI
- a CDS encoding MFS transporter, translating into MKKPLKEQKTVLLILLSNIFIVFLGVGLIVPVMPSFMNIMHLSGRTMGYLVAAFAFAQLLMSPLAGRWIDIYGRKKMIVIGLVLFSASELIFGLGTHVSVLYIARILGGISGAFIMPGVTAYVADITSVEERPKAMGYVSAAISIGFIIGPGIGGFITELGIRAPFYFAAGFALITCISSIFILKEPLSKQQLLEISKLKKDTNFISDLKRSLHPAYIIAFIIVFVLAFGLSAYETVFSLFSDHKFGFTPRDIATIITISSIFGVVVQVFLFGKMVDKLGEKKLIQLCLIAGVALAAASTVISNYLTVLLVTCLIFLAFDLLRPALTTYLSKTAEKEQGFVAGMNSTYTSLGNIIGPALGGVLFDVNINYPYLFAAVIMFIGLIITMVWKEKQSASGLVN
- a CDS encoding TetR/AcrR family transcriptional regulator, with the translated sequence MKSKEIKDIALKCFTTHGYEGASLSQIAEQVGMKKQSLYAHFKGKDDLFLQVLQDAKETEITSKLQYLSKVGTQNPKTDLLGYLQLVMDLFQKNEQLKFWLRMTFFPPPHLAKAIDEEVIDTEKKIQPVLESKFQAWIDTKVIREDAASIPTLAFLGVVDSIMLELVYGNNETRLNEKLNASWTVFWRGISQL